The nucleotide window GATGAGCGACTGCCTGATCTTCGCCTGCCTGTTCGCGACCTATGCGGTATTGGGTCGCAACTTCGCCGGCGGCCCGGGCGGCGCCGAACTGTTCGACCTGAAGCTGATCGCCCTGAACACGGCCTTCCTGCTGTTCTCGTCGATCACGTACGGCTTCGCGATGCTGCAGGCCAAGGTCAGGAACAAGGCCGGCACCCTGCTGTGGCTGGGCATCACGGGCATCTTCGGCCTGCTGTTCCTGGCGGTGGAAATCTATGAATTCCACCACCTGATCCACCTGGGCGCGGGCCCGCAGCGCAGCGGCTTCCTGACGGCGTTCTTCGCGCTGGTCGGTACCCACGGCCTGCACGTGACGTTCGGCGCGATCTGGCTGGTCACGCTGATGTTCCAGATCAACAAGCACGGCCTGATCCCGGAAAACCTGCGCCGCCTTAATTGCCTGTCGCTGTTCTGGCACTTCCTGGACGTGATCTGGATCGGCGTGTTTACCTTTGTCTACCTGATGGGAGTGCTGCCATGAGCGACCACAATCAACACCACGGTCATGGTCACGACGGCCACGGCCACGATCATCACGACGACCACCACGACGGCTCCGCCGTGCACGGCTCGATGAAGGATTACGTGATCGGCTTCGTGCTGTCCGTGATCCTGACGGCGATCCCGTTCTGGCTGGTGATGAACAACGTGATCAGCGATCCGGCCACCACCGGCTTCGTGATCCTCGGCTTCGCCGCCGTGCAGATGGTGGTGCACATGGTGTACTTCCTGCACATGAACGCGAAGTCGGAAGGCGGCTGGAACATGCTGGCCCTGATCTTCACGATCATCATCGTCGTCATCACGCTGGCCGGTTCGCTGTGGGTCATGTACCACATGAACAAGAACATGATGCCGAACATGCCCCATGTGATGACGCCGCAGCAGGCGCACGACATGCCATGACCGACGCGCCACCACGTGGCGCAGCGTCGACGCCGCAGCGCGCAGCGCGGGCAGCGGGTCCCTCCAGGGGAACCCGCATCGCCCTCGCCGCCGCCGCGGCGTTTTTCTTTTGCGCCTTTGTTTCTCTCGGCAGCTGGCAGGTCAAGCGCCTGCTGTGGAAGCAGGACCTGATCGCCCGCGTCGATGCGCGCGTGCATGCCGAGCCGGTTCCCGCGCCGCGTGCCGCCGAGTGGCCGCGCGTGGCCGCCGACACGCACGAATACCTGCGCGTGGCCATTCGCGGTACCTTCCTGTACGAGTACACCACGCGCGTGCAGACCACCACGGCGCTGGGCATCGGCTTCTGGCTGATGACGCCGCTGTGCACGGAAGAGGGCATCGTCTTCGTCAACCGCGGCTTCGTGCCGATGCGGTCGGGCGACCTGAAGCTGCCGCCGCCGCCGAAGGCTTCGAGGGATGTCTGCGCGCAGGTTCGCGGGCTTTCACCCCAAAAGCAAAAGCAGGGGTCAGACCCGACGGGGCGGAGCAGGGGTTTCGAAGAGCACTGCTCTTCGCCTGCGGAGCGGTGCGGGCTTGCACGCCCGCACTCCTCCCTGACCCCAGGGCTTGCTTCTGGGGTTGCTTCCGACGTCGAGATTACCGGCCTGTTGCGCTTGCCCGAACCCAAAGGCCGCATCCTGCGCGAAAACGACCCGGCCAACGACCGCTGGTACACCCGCGACATCGGCCCGATCGCCCAGGCCAGGGGCATGCCGCAGGCGGCGCCTTTCTTCGTGGATGCGCCGCGCGGGCAGGAATATCCGCGCGACGCCAGCGAGAAACCGACCGGCGGCCTGACCGTCATCGCCTTTCCGAACAACCACCTGGTCTACGCGCTGACCTGGTTCGGGCTGGCCGCGATGGTCGCGGGCGGCTATTATCTCGTGCTGCGCTACGACCGGCGCCGGACGAGGGAAACGGATGAAGAAACTGGCTGAGCAGAAGCAGGCCGAACAGAAGCAGGCCGAACGCCGGGAGACGGGCGAGCGGCGCAAGCAGGACGGCCGCCGCGCGCAGGTGGCCGCGGCGGGCGTGGAATACGCGGCCGGCCACAAGAACATGATGCAGCTTATCCAGCTGCGCTGGATCGCCGTGGTCGGCCAGGTGGCCACCATCACCGCCGCCACCTACCTGTACGGTATCGTGCTGCCGCTGGTGCCGATGCTGCAGGTGCTGGCCTGCCTGATCGCCTTCAACGTGGCCAGCCACCTGCGCTGGCACGAAGTGCGCTACGTGCGCAATACCGAGCTGTTCATGGCGCTGCTGGTGGACGTGGCCATCCTCACCTCGCAGCTGTACCTGGCCGGCGGCGCCACCAATCCCTTCGCCTTCCTGTACCTGCTGCAGGTGATCCTTTCCGCCGTGCTGCTCGCGCCGGCCTATGCCTGGACCTTCGTACTGATCACGGCGGCCTGCCTGGCCGGCCTGTCGCGCAACCACCTGCCGCTGCCGCTCGATGTCGAGCACGCGGGCGGCGTGCTGTCGCTGTACGTGCAGGGCATGCTGATCTGCTTCATGCTCAACGCGGCGCTGCTGGTGTTCTTCATCACCCGCATCACGGCCAACCTGCGCGCCGGCGATGCCCAGCTGGCCGACCTGCGCCAGCGCGCCGCCGAGGAAGAACATGTCGTTCGGATGGGCCTGCTGGCCAGTGGCGCCGCGCACGAGCTGGGCACGCCGCTGGCCACGCTGTCGGTGATCCTGGGCGACTGGAAGCGCATGCCCGAGTTCGCCCGCAATCCCGAACTGCTCGAGGAGATCGGCGAGATGCAGGCGCAGCTCAAGCGCTGCAAGGCCATCGTGTCCGGCATCCTGCTGTCGGCCGGCGAAACGCGCGGCGAGTCGTCCACCAAGACCACGCTGGCCACCTTCCTGGACGAGCTGGCGCAGGAATGGCGCAGCACCCGGCCGGTCCAGCACTTCTTTTATTTCAATCGCATCGTCGACGACTTGCCGGTGGTGTTCGATGAAACCCTCAAGCAGATGATCTGCAACGTGCTCGACAATGCGCTCGAGGCGTCGCCGGCCCGCGTGGAACTGCAAGCCACGCGCGAGGACGGCCACCTGATCCTGCGCGTGCTGGACGCCGGCCCCGGCTTCGACCCGGCCGTGCTGGCGCAGATCGGCAAGCCGTATAATTCCACCAAGGGCAGGCCGGGCAGCGGCCTCGGCCTGTTCCTGGTCGTGAACGTGGCGCGCACGCTGGGTGGCACCGTCGGCGCCCGCAACCGCGAGGCGGGCGGCGCCGAGGTGGTGATCCGCCTGCCGCTGTCTTCCATCGCCCTCGAAGGCATGCCGCCCGGCTTCGCCGAATCCGGCCCCCGAGCTTGAAGCCCGAATCTGAAGCTTGAACCTGAAGCCCGAACCTGAAGCCCGAACCTGAATCCCGAACCTGAAGCCGCCCGTGCATTCCACTGATTCCATCGCCATGACCGAAGAACAACGCTGCCTGCTGATCGTCGAGGACGACGAAGCCTTTGCCCGTACGCTGGGCCGCTCGTTCGAGCGGCGCGGCTACCACGTGCTGCATGCCGCGAACGTGGACGAAGCCGCCGCGCTGCTGGCCGATCACGCGCCCGGCTATGCCGTGGTGGACCTGAAGCTGAAGGGCAACTCGTCCGGCCTGGCCTGCGTGCAGATGCTGCACCAGCACGACCCGGACATGCTGATCGTGGTGCTGACCGGCTATGCCAGCATCAATACGGCCGTCGAGGCGGTCAAGCTGGGCGCTGCGCAGTACCTGGCCAAGCCGTCCAATACGGACGATATCGAAGCCGCTTTCGCGCACGTGGCCGGCAGCGCGGAGGTGGAGCTGACGGGGCGCGCCACGTCGGTCAAAACGCTGGAGTGGGAGCACATCCATGCGGTGCTGGCGGAGACCGAGTTCAATATTTCCGAGGCCGCGCGCCGCCTGGGCATGCACCGGCGCACGCTCGCACGCAAGCTGGAGAAGCAGCGCGTCAAGTAATTCCGGGTTGAAGCCGGGGCAGGGCGCCGACGTATTCGCGCAACATCGAAAGGGGTTCCGGCCGGTCGCCGTTGCCGCACGCTTGCGGCTTCCCGCACGCGTGCCCGAAAGCCTGTACAATGTTAGTTGCTTTGCGCCAACTTGATCCATGCCTGCGCAGGCTTCCCCGGTGCCCAAGCCACGCATCGCCATTTCACCACGCGCCCCCCGGCGCACGATGCTGACTTGCCGATATGACTTGCCACACCGAAGCGGCGCGCCTGGATGCGCTGCGCAAACTCGACCTCCTCGATACGCCTCCCTCCGAAGCATTCGACCGTATCACGCGCATGGCCGCGCGGATGTTCGGCCTGCCGATTGCCGCCGTGTCGCTGACCGACAGCGACCGCCAGTGGTTCAAGTCGCGGGTGGGCGTCGAGCACTGGTCGATCCCGCGCGAGAAGGCGCCGTGCGCCACCGTGGCCGAGACGGACGGCTTCCTGGTCATCCCCGACCTGCTCGAGGACCCGCATTTCTGCGACAGCCCGCTGGCCCGCAGCGGCGTGCGCTTCTATGCGGGCGCGCCGCTGACCACGCGCGACGGCCATGCGTTGGGCGCCATGTGCGTGCTGGGCACGGCGCCGCGCCAGATCACGGAGGCGGAGCGCGATGCGCTGTCGGACCTGGCGGCGATGGTGATGGCGCAGATCGAGCTGCAGCACGCGATGGGCCGGATCGACCCGATCAGCGGCTTGCCGAACCGGAACCAGTACCTCGATGACATGGGCGACCTGGACAGGGACCGTCCGGCGGGGGAGGCGCGGCTTGCCATGCTGGTGCACTTGGCGAACCCGGAGCAGCTGGCCAACGCGGGGCGTGTGATGGGGCCGTCCTATGTCGACGGGCTGGTGACCGAGGCGGTGCGCTCCTTCCGTGCCGAGTTCGGCGCCGCCGGCAAGATGTACCATGTCGCAGCCACGCAGTTCATCGTGGTGGTGGCGCCCGAACTGTCGCTCGACGAATGCCGCGTGCGGCTGGAGCGCTGGCTGCAGGGCCGCGGCGCCTGGTCGACGTCGCGCTTCGTGACCACGCCCGCGGTGGGCATCGCGCCGT belongs to Pseudoduganella albidiflava and includes:
- the cyoC gene encoding cytochrome o ubiquinol oxidase subunit III, which gives rise to MSDTYVTSAGAASADPSSRYLVREHHPENGTMLGFWIYLMSDCLIFACLFATYAVLGRNFAGGPGGAELFDLKLIALNTAFLLFSSITYGFAMLQAKVRNKAGTLLWLGITGIFGLLFLAVEIYEFHHLIHLGAGPQRSGFLTAFFALVGTHGLHVTFGAIWLVTLMFQINKHGLIPENLRRLNCLSLFWHFLDVIWIGVFTFVYLMGVLP
- the cyoD gene encoding cytochrome o ubiquinol oxidase subunit IV; its protein translation is MSDHNQHHGHGHDGHGHDHHDDHHDGSAVHGSMKDYVIGFVLSVILTAIPFWLVMNNVISDPATTGFVILGFAAVQMVVHMVYFLHMNAKSEGGWNMLALIFTIIIVVITLAGSLWVMYHMNKNMMPNMPHVMTPQQAHDMP
- a CDS encoding SURF1 family protein, giving the protein MTDAPPRGAASTPQRAARAAGPSRGTRIALAAAAAFFFCAFVSLGSWQVKRLLWKQDLIARVDARVHAEPVPAPRAAEWPRVAADTHEYLRVAIRGTFLYEYTTRVQTTTALGIGFWLMTPLCTEEGIVFVNRGFVPMRSGDLKLPPPPKASRDVCAQVRGLSPQKQKQGSDPTGRSRGFEEHCSSPAERCGLARPHSSLTPGLASGVASDVEITGLLRLPEPKGRILRENDPANDRWYTRDIGPIAQARGMPQAAPFFVDAPRGQEYPRDASEKPTGGLTVIAFPNNHLVYALTWFGLAAMVAGGYYLVLRYDRRRTRETDEETG
- a CDS encoding ATP-binding protein, which gives rise to MKKLAEQKQAEQKQAERRETGERRKQDGRRAQVAAAGVEYAAGHKNMMQLIQLRWIAVVGQVATITAATYLYGIVLPLVPMLQVLACLIAFNVASHLRWHEVRYVRNTELFMALLVDVAILTSQLYLAGGATNPFAFLYLLQVILSAVLLAPAYAWTFVLITAACLAGLSRNHLPLPLDVEHAGGVLSLYVQGMLICFMLNAALLVFFITRITANLRAGDAQLADLRQRAAEEEHVVRMGLLASGAAHELGTPLATLSVILGDWKRMPEFARNPELLEEIGEMQAQLKRCKAIVSGILLSAGETRGESSTKTTLATFLDELAQEWRSTRPVQHFFYFNRIVDDLPVVFDETLKQMICNVLDNALEASPARVELQATREDGHLILRVLDAGPGFDPAVLAQIGKPYNSTKGRPGSGLGLFLVVNVARTLGGTVGARNREAGGAEVVIRLPLSSIALEGMPPGFAESGPRA
- a CDS encoding response regulator transcription factor; this translates as MTEEQRCLLIVEDDEAFARTLGRSFERRGYHVLHAANVDEAAALLADHAPGYAVVDLKLKGNSSGLACVQMLHQHDPDMLIVVLTGYASINTAVEAVKLGAAQYLAKPSNTDDIEAAFAHVAGSAEVELTGRATSVKTLEWEHIHAVLAETEFNISEAARRLGMHRRTLARKLEKQRVK